One segment of Rubripirellula amarantea DNA contains the following:
- a CDS encoding TatD family hydrolase, whose amino-acid sequence MTLTLIDTHAHLNVSAFENDVDDVVQRSRAAGVTGIMVIGIDVATSRRACELAAQYPDYLFAVVGIQPNSAKEALPDDFAVIEELVKLPGVKAIGETGLDCYWDDTPIEMQHDFFDRHMALCRQTELPMVIHMRESGDLILEQLRRQSTVPAGVMHSFTGDRALAESCLDLGLMISFAGMVTFKKSEDLREVARVIPEDRILIETDSPYLSPEPFRGKRPNEPARVEHTLRCLADVRGVSAESLAAITTNNAKRLFQLPN is encoded by the coding sequence ATGACACTCACACTCATTGATACCCATGCTCACCTCAATGTGAGTGCGTTTGAAAACGACGTCGACGATGTGGTTCAGCGATCTCGAGCAGCCGGCGTGACCGGCATCATGGTGATCGGGATCGACGTGGCAACCAGTCGCCGAGCTTGTGAATTGGCCGCTCAATATCCCGACTATCTCTTTGCAGTCGTTGGGATTCAGCCCAATTCAGCCAAGGAAGCTTTGCCCGATGACTTCGCGGTGATTGAAGAGTTGGTCAAGCTGCCCGGTGTCAAAGCCATTGGCGAAACCGGTCTGGATTGTTATTGGGACGATACACCGATCGAAATGCAGCATGACTTTTTTGATCGGCACATGGCACTATGTCGCCAAACCGAGTTGCCAATGGTGATCCACATGCGCGAAAGTGGCGATCTAATTTTGGAACAACTGCGACGGCAATCCACGGTCCCGGCGGGTGTGATGCATTCCTTCACCGGTGACAGGGCATTGGCGGAAAGTTGCCTGGACTTGGGGCTGATGATTAGCTTCGCGGGAATGGTCACCTTCAAGAAGAGCGAAGACCTTCGCGAGGTGGCTCGAGTGATTCCTGAGGATCGAATTCTTATCGAAACCGATTCACCGTATCTCAGTCCTGAACCCTTCCGAGGCAAACGTCCCAACGAACCCGCGCGTGTCGAGCATACGCTGCGGTGCCTAGCCGACGTTCGCGGCGTAAGTGCTGAATCGCTAGCTGCTATCACAACCAACAACGCAAAGCGGCTATTTCAATTGCCGAACTAG
- a CDS encoding polysaccharide lyase — MIACTAIVGFLLLAAGWIFPAAALPEGVVTEAELKEHCPKLLWSDLYDRLELFRTENGRDSRSTQSNTLGNEPTTTQEILRVRYPKGGVGTRNSGAQMMFELEPSKAAVCEYRVRFAENFEFVKGGKLPGLAGGEATSGLVKPNGDGWTARLMWRKRGAAVLYLYHMDQRKRQGEDFPLYVTFRPGKWYQIREEVRVNDPGQRNGRIRIWINGELALDQESLRLRSGNQAPVDRFYFSTFFGGSGDDWAPHRDQVIDFSEIKVNSLDVIR; from the coding sequence ATGATCGCCTGTACTGCAATTGTCGGCTTTCTCCTGCTAGCAGCGGGATGGATCTTTCCTGCGGCGGCTTTGCCGGAGGGTGTTGTCACCGAAGCCGAACTAAAAGAGCACTGTCCCAAGTTGCTTTGGTCGGACCTCTACGACCGCTTAGAACTTTTTCGAACAGAAAACGGCAGAGATTCCCGATCAACTCAGTCGAACACGTTGGGGAATGAGCCAACCACGACGCAAGAAATTCTTCGGGTAAGGTATCCCAAAGGAGGCGTGGGAACGCGGAACAGTGGCGCCCAAATGATGTTCGAACTCGAACCATCGAAAGCTGCGGTTTGTGAGTACCGCGTGCGTTTTGCCGAGAATTTTGAGTTTGTCAAAGGCGGCAAACTACCCGGGCTCGCGGGCGGGGAGGCGACGTCGGGTCTCGTGAAGCCCAATGGTGATGGATGGACCGCGCGACTGATGTGGCGAAAACGCGGCGCGGCGGTGCTTTATCTTTATCACATGGATCAACGCAAACGGCAGGGTGAAGACTTTCCACTTTACGTAACGTTTCGGCCGGGTAAGTGGTATCAGATCCGTGAAGAGGTTCGCGTGAATGACCCCGGTCAACGCAATGGTCGGATACGTATCTGGATCAACGGCGAACTAGCACTCGATCAAGAATCACTAAGGCTGCGAAGCGGCAACCAAGCACCGGTGGATCGGTTCTACTTCAGCACGTTCTTCGGTGGTAGCGGTGACGATTGGGCTCCGCATCGTGATCAAGTGATTGACTTTTCGGAAATTAAAGTCAACTCATTAGACGTCATCCGGTAA